The sequence CGCGGATTACTGCCGACCAACTGCTCGCGCAGGTAATCGATGAGCTAGTGGAGCGAAGCGGTATCTCGCCTTTGGAAGTGGACCATGTATTTGCTGGTAGTGCGGCAGGACCAGGTGGAAATATTGCGCGCGTAGCAACTTTGGCATCTGTTCTGCCCGCTACGGTCAGTGCTACTTCGATCGATGCCCAATGCGCCAGTGGGCTGGAAGCCATTGCCGCTGGAGCACGAATGATCCGAAGCGGAGAAGCGCATTTCGTTGTGGCCGGCGGTGTTGAATCCGTGAGCACTGCTCCGTGGCGAGTCGAAAAGCAGTCCTCGGCTCTCACCCCGCCGCGCGTGTACTCGCGGGCGCGTTTCACCCCTGCTCCAGATCCTGATCCCGAGATGGGTGAAGCTGCAGAAAATATCGCCCGGGCTTATGGAATTTCTCGAGAACGGCAAGATGCTTTCGCATTGCGCAGCCACCAACGGGCGCTGCAGGCAAACTTCGACGGACACTTCATTCAAGAAATGGTCCCTATCGAAACTAGCAGCGGACGCATAGCGGCAGATTCCTGCCCCAGGTCCGGTCTCACGCTGAGAAAACTCGCTGCGCTCAAGCCAGCATTTGTTCCCGGTGGCACTGTTACTGCAGGAAATTCCTGTCCAATCAATGACGGGGCCGCTGCAGTCATCTTGGTGAGTGATCAAATGCGCCGAAGGCTCAAGGCGAACTTCTCCCTCAAATACCTGGCTGCAGCATCCGGGGCCTGCGATCCTCAAGTTCTAGGTATGGCCGCCGTACCGGCATACCGTAAACTCACGGGCCTGCTGCCGCCTGCCAGCGGGACCGGTACTCCCCTGATCGAATTCAACGAGGCTTTTGCCGTACAGGCCCTGGCCTGCCTCGATGAGCTGGAGATTCCCGAGGAACAGGTGAACATCAATGGTGGAGCACTCGCGTTAGGACACCCCTACGGAGCCAGCGGAGCTATTTTGGCGACCCGACTCTATTGGCAAGCAAAACAAGCACATCTGAACGGCCAGAGGGCCATCGCCCTTATGGCTGCGGCAGGAGGCACCGGAGGCGCCGTGGCCTTTGAATCGGTGTTGGGACTGCAAACCGGAGAATAGCTGGCTGAGCGAGCGAATACGAAAGCATCCGCTTGCCTCTGAAGCGCTTCTGCTATCTTTTCCGCCTTCGAGTACGCGAAGGCGGTGGAGATAACGCAAAGAACCGCTCACCTTTCGCAGTGAGCGGTTCTGTGCGTATTAGCCGTGATTAGATGTTGAACCCTAGGGCTCGCATCTGATCGCGACCATCATCGGTAATGCGTTCTGGACCCCATGGTGGCATCCAAACCCAGTTCAGTCGGTGCTCGTCTACAACGCTCTCCAGCGCCTGGCCAACCTGCTCCTCGATGATATCGGTGAGCGGGCAAGCAGCGGTGGTCAGCGTAAGGTCCAGCAAGAGTACGCCGTCTTCTGCGTACTTCAGGCCGTACAGCAAACCCAGGTCGACAATATTGACACCCAATTCAGGGTCAATGACGTCCTTGAGCGCTTCCTCAACGTCTTCCAGAGGAGTCGTAGTGGCTCCCGTGCTCTGTTCGGTCGATTCGCTCATGACTGTAACCTTAGGCCTTGACGTTCAGGTAGCGGTCGTAGCCTTCTTCTTCCAGACGGTCAGCCAGCTCCGGGCCGCCCTGTTCTGCAACCCGGCCGTCCACGAACACGTGCACGAATTCTGGCTTGATGTAGCGCAGGATGCGGGTGTAGTGGGTGATGAGCAGGGTGCCCATTTCATTTTCTTCCTGAGCGCGGTTAACGCCTTCGGAGACAACCTTCAGCGCGTCAACGTCCAGACCGGAGTCAGTCTCGTCCAGTACTGCGAACTTAGGCTTGAACAGTTCCAGCTGCAGGATTTCTACGCGCTTCTTCTCGCCACCGGAGAAGCCTTCGTTGACGTTACGGCCAGCGAAGTCGGCATCGATCTTCAGCTTGCTCATGGCTTCCTTGACGTCCTTGGTCCAGGTACGCAGCTTCGGAGCTTCGCCGTCGATTGCGGTCTTGGCGGTACGCAGGAAGTTGGTCATGGTTACGCCTGGTACCTCTACTGGGTACTGCATAGCCAGGAACAGGCCAGCCTTGGCACGCTCGTCAACGCTCATCTCCAGGACATCTTCACCGTCGAGGGTGATGGTGCCGGAGGTGACGTTGTAGCGTGGGTGGCCAGCGATGGTCGCAGCCAAGGTCGACTTGCCCGAGCCGTTAGGGCCCATGATTGCGTGGGTTTCGCCGGTCTTGATGGTCAGGGTTACACCCTTGAGAATTTCCTTCTCGCCCTGCTCGGTGTCAATCGAGACGTGCAGGTCCTTGATTTCCAGAGTAGACATACGTCGTTCCGTTTCTTTCTAAAAAGCTCTAAGGCTAAAAACTGGTGAAGCAAGCACTGACTAGTTGTCAGTTGCCGCCAATTCGTCTTCGATGGTGTCGGTCAGACGCTCCTGTAGAGCTTCATCGCCGATATGCTGAACGATTTCGTTCAGGAAGCCGCGCACTACCAGACGGCGGGCGGTCTTTTCATCGATGCCGCGAGCCATCAGGTAGAACAGGTGCTCATCATCGAAACGACCGGTGGTCGATGCGTGGCCAGCACCATCGATCAAACCAGTTTCGATTTCCAGGTTAGGAACCGAGTCGGCACGAGCGCCGTCGGTCAGAACCAGGTTGCGGTTCGCTTCATAGGAATCGGTGCCCACTGCTTCCTTCTGGATCAGCACGTCGCCAACCCAAACCGTGTGTGCATCCTTGCCCTGCAGTGCACCCTTGTACAGCACGTTGGACTTGCAGTTGGCCACAGCGTGGTCAACGAACAAGCGGTGCTCAAGGTGCTGGCCGGCGTCAGCGAAGTACAAGCCGTACAGCTCGATCTCCGCACGTTCGCCGGTGAAGCGAGCCGATGGGTTCACGCGCACCAAGTCGCCACCGAAGGTGACTGCGATGTGCTTGAACGAACCGCCAGCGGCAACCAGTGCCTGCTGCGAGGAAGCATGAACAGCGTCATCCTCCCAGGCCTGCAGCGAAATCACGGTCAGACGGGCGTTGGACTGAACGTCGAATTCGACGTTCTGTGCCAGCACTGCCGAGCCCACGTGGTCAAGGACCACGGTAGCTTCGGAGTTTTCCTCGGCGACAACGATGATGTGCTGTGCTGCAGCAGCCAGCGACTCACCGGTGATGCGCAGGGTCGCCTGGGCGCCCTCAGCGTTCTTCGGGATGGTCAGGACCTGGGTCTCGGAAGCATGCTTCCAAGCGTTGGCCGAAACACGGTCATCCGGGGTGTGAGCCACGCCGTTCAGCGCGTCATCAGCGGACACTACCGAAAGCTTGGCGATCTCGTTTCCGGTCAGTTCAACCTTCGGAGCTGCACCGGTCAGTTCATCGGTGTGCAGGCCCTTCAGGCGCTTGAGCGGGGTGAAACGCCAGTCTTCTTCACGACCGGTCAGCTCGGCGAAGTCATCAACGTTGGTGCTGGTCAGACGACCGGCACGCGAAGAATCCTGCACGCCAACGCCGCCACCGTGGCTGTGTGCCTTGGAAGAGGCGCCGGCCAGCGGCGAGCTGTCGTTGTCGTTGATGGGCGAAAGGTCTTCGCCCTCTTCGGTGAAACCAGGAATCGATGGTGCGCCGATGCGCGCCTTCTCTTCTGGGATATGGGTGGTGGTCTCCGACATTCTTAGCCGACCGATCCTTCCATCTGAAGTTCAATAAGGCGGTTCAGTTCCAGCGCGTACTCCATAGGCAGCTCGCGTGCGATTGGCTCAACGAAGCCGCGCACGATCATTGCCATGGCCTCGTCCTCGGCCATGCCGCGGGACATGAGGTAGAACAGCTGTTCCTCGGACACGCGCGAAACGGTTGCCTCGTGGCCCATGGTCACGTCATCCTCGCGGACGTCGATGTATGGGTAGGTATCCGAACGCGAGATCTGGTCAACCAGCAATGCGTCACAAACTACCGAGTTCTTGGTGCCCTTGGCGCCTTCCTGAACCTGTACCAGGCCGCGGTAAGCAGAACGGCCACCGTTACGAGCCACCGACTTGGCAACAATTGCCGAGGAGGTGTTCGGTGCGATGTGGACCATCTTCGAACCGGTGTCCTGGTGCTGGCCCTCGCCGGCGAAGGCGATGGACAGGGTCTCGCCCTTGGCATGCTCGCCAACCAGGTAGACAGCTGGGTACTTCATGGTGACCTTGGAACCGATGTTGCCATCGACCCATTCCATGGTGGCGCCCTCTTCACAGACAGCACGCTTGGTCACCAGGTTGTACACGTTGTTCGACCAGTTCTGGATCGTGGTGTAGCGAACGCGGGCGTTCTTCTTCACGATGATCTCGACTACTGCCGAGTGCAGCGAGTCCGACTGGTAGATCGGCGCGGTGCAACCCTCGATGTAGTGAACGTAGGAATCCTCATCGGCGATGATCAGGGTACGTTCGAACTGACCCATGTTTTCCGTGTTGATACGGAAGTAAGCCTGCAGTGGGATTTCGACGTGAACGCCCTTGGGGACATAAACGAACGAGCCACCGGACCATACAGCGGTGTTCAGCGAAGCGAACTTGTTATCGCCTGCCGGAATAACCGAGCCGAAGTATTCCTGGAAGATCTCAGGGTGTTCCTTCAAACCGGTATCGGTATCAAGGAAGATGACGCCCTGGGCTTCAAGGTCTTCACGCAGCTGGTGGTAGACAACCTCAGACTCGTACTGAGCGGCAACGCCGGAAACCAGGCGCTGCTTTTCAGCCTCAGGAATACCCAGCTTGTCGTAGGTGTTCTTGATGTCTTCTGGAAGCTCGTCCCAGGTGGTTGCCTGCTTCTCAGTGGAGCGGACGAAGTACTTGATGTTGTCGAAGTCAATGCCCGAGAGGTCTGGACCCCAGGTAGGCATTGGCTTGCGATCGAAGTACTTCAGCGCCTTCTGGCGGCGCTCCAGCATCCATTCTGGCTCGGACTTGAGGGCGGAAATGATCGCCACAACGTCCTTGTCGACGCCGCGGCGTGCATTCGCACCCGCGTCATTCTTGTCTGACCAGCCGTATTCGTAATTGCCGATTCCATGGAGTTCGGGGTTCTTCTCCAGAATTTCGGAAATTACACCCGGGTCGGCAGACTCCTGTGCAATCTGATCCGTCATCGCGGCCTCTCCTGCTTCGTGAACTGAATTCGAGTTCTCTTCTCGGCGCGCATTGGCGCCTTTTCACGCCCCACAGGGATGTGGGTCGTGCACACGTGTCCGCCGCCGGCCAACGTTGACAATCGTCGAACGTCAACGCCCAGCAAGCGAGCGAACATTTCCGTTTCCATGTCGCAAAACACTGGAAACTCTCGTGCCAAGTCTTGTATCGGGCAGTGCCCCTGGCACAGCTGAACGCTGTGCATCAGTGCGGTTGCCACTTTTGTATCAACTTTTCGGGTGTATCCCACGAATCCGTCGGCGCTGAGCAAGTTGCCCAGTACCTCGGCTCGTGCTTCCAGCCCTTCAACGCCGGCAAGTGCCTTGGCATATCGGTCTTCCATCGATGCGAAACGATTACGCGCAAACTTCTGAATTGCGTCCTCGCCTGCTGCATCACCGAGCATCTTCAATGCGTCAGTGGCGATTTCCAGATAATCGTTGCCCAACTTCGTCTGCCCACGGTGCGAAAGCACGTAGCGGCGAGATGGACGTCCGGCTCCGGTCTTCTGGTTCGCCACCAGTTTTACCTCAACGAGTCCCGACTTCGAGAGCGCGTCGAGGTGGCGTCGGACCGCAGCGGGCGTGAAGCCAAGCTTGCTTCCAAGCTCAGCCGCACTGACCGGCCCGTCCTCAAGTACTGCATAAAGGACGCGGTCTCGCGTGCGCTCCTCGGTATCCCCAACTACGCCAACCGTCGCGGCAGTCGAGCCACTAGCTGATTCTGAATTTGATGAATACACAACACAATCATGCGTAAATTTTTGCGCTAGGTCTAGTAAGGAAGCACTTACTAAGGAATGGCTTGCCCCGCTAGTACTTTTGCTTGTTTCAAACTTCTGGCACTTCTATTGTCTCGTCACCTGCAACGGAACTCGAGGGTTGGTGACTAACCACTCAGCACAGCTACTTCGACATGACGTAGAATGTTTCAGTGTCTTCTGTAACTCCCAGCCTCGTAATCAACGAGCTGGCTAAAGATCTAGGTCCAGTTCCCGCCATGGGCAACCGCATGTTGCGAGTCCTGGAGTCGGTGTCGCTAAAAGCCTATCCGGGGCAGGTTACCACCCTGTTGGGTGCAAACGGGGCCGGCAAATCAACGACCCTCGCTTGCGCTCAGGGGTTGCTGCAGCCCGAGGGTGGCACCGTCGAACTTCTGGGACAAAACCCCTTCGGTGATAATCCGGACTTGCGCTCCCGTGTCGGAGTCATGCTCCAAGATGGCGGACTGCCACCATCGATGCGACCAGTGCCTTTACTACGCCATGTTGCTTCGCTTTACCAGAATCCCATCGACATCGATGCCTTGATCAAGCGCCTGGATCTCGAATCATTCGGCACCCGCACCATCCGCCGCCTCTCAGGCGGGCAAAAACAGCGTGTCGCCTTGGCCCTGGCACTTGCCGGTGATCCAGAAGTACTGTTCCTCGATGAACCAAGTGCAGGCCTGGACCCGCAGTCCCGCCAGGTAGTTTTCGATCTCATTGCCGAACTTCGCGATGCCGGCAAGGCCATCATCCTCACCACCCACCTCATGGATGACGCACAGCGCCTGAGCGACTACGTCTACATCATCGACAAGGGCTGCACCGTTGCGCAGGGAACCGTTGCTGAGCTGACAGCCCGCGCAGCCGAGGATCAAGACACCCGCCCCGTATCCTTCTGCGCACCCGCAAGTTTGGCTCTTCCCGAACCGCCTGCAGGATTGCATCTAGCGGAGACCGAGTCTGGCCAGTACCGGCTTGATGGAGTCAACTCCCCCGAACATTTGAATTGGCTGACCAGTTGGTGGCTCCGGGAGGGCATTTTGCCAACTCAGCTGAACTTGCAGTCACGAAGCCTCGAAGACGTCTTCCTCGAAATCGCCCAGAAGGAGGGACGGGTTTGAGCCATACGCAGACTCAGTCCAATGCTGTTTCGCCACTACGCCGAATCCTGAACCAGGGCAAGTACGAGTCAATCCAGATGCTCAGCAATGGCGAGCAGCTGATTCTCGCTGTTGTCATGCCGCTCATTGCGCTGTTCGTACTGACCCTGACCGATCTGGTCAAGGACGTCGCCGAGCGCAGCATCGATGCCGCGGTCCCCGGCGTGCTGGCCTTATGCGTCATTTCCACGGCCTTCACCGGCCAGGGAATCGGCACAGGTTTCGACCGCCGCTACGGTGTGCTCACCATGTTCTCGACAACGCCACTAGGCAAGACGGGCTTGATTTTCGGCAAGGTTATTGCCGTGCTTTCGGTCTTGCTGATCCAGGTCATACTGATCTGCTCGGTCGCGTTGCTGTTCTTGGACTGGCACCCGAATCTCTGGGGCATCGCTCCGGCCATCCTCTTCCTGCTCTTGGGTGCAGCGGCGTTTACGGCGCTGGGCCTGCTCATCGCCGGAACTGTGCGCCCAGAGGCGACCTTGGCAATCACTAACTTGGCATGGATCCTGCTGGCCGGCGCCGGCGGTGTCCTCTACCCGCTGAGCATGGCACCTGATTGGGCCCAGCCAACGTTGAATGCTTTGCCTTCTGCCGCGCTGGGCGATGCCATGCGCGATGCACTGATCCACGGCCAGTTCAGCCTCGCTGGCCTCATCTTCTTGGTCCTTTGGACAGTAGCTGGCTCCTTTGCAGCCATCAAGCTGTTCAAATGGAGCTAGCCACCACTCAATTTCAAAAGGGAGATTCCAATGTCTTCAGTCCTAGCCTCCAACAGCTGGGCCGATAAGCTGCCCACGAAGGTAACCCGCCTCGTGCACGCTCTGGCGATCGCATCCCTGATCTCCCAGATTGGCATTATCGTCACCGGTGGAGCAGTAAGGCTCACGGAGTCGGGCCTCGGTTGCTCCCAATGGCCCAACTGCGTCCCGGGGTCGATGACCCCTGTCCCGGAAATGGGCATCCACGGAATCATCGAGTTCGGCAACCGCCTGCTGACCTTCGTCCTGCTGGTAATCGCCGTCGCCTTCCTGATTTCCATCTGGAAGATGCGCCCTACCCACCGCACCCTGTACAAGCTGTCCATCGGCTTGCTCGCTGGCATCGCGCTTCAGGCGCTGGTTGGCGCCATTACCGTGTGGACCGGCCTGAACGCATGGGTTGTTTCGGTGCACTTCCTGATTTCCGGAGCCCTGGTCATCATGGCCACCTTCCAGGTCAATCGCACCGCCAAGGAGCTGAAGGGCCGCACGATCGAACACAGCAGCAAGTCGATCTGCCAGGTCTCCTTCGCGGCATGGATCTTCTCCCTGCTGGCGGTAGCTTTCGGAACTATCGTTACCGGCACCGGCCCGCACGCAGGCGACGCCGATGCACCGCGTCACTTATTTGATCCCCTGCTGGTCACCCGCATGCATACCGCTCCGGTGTACCTGCTGGTATTTGCCACCATCGTGGTACTGGTCCTGGCCTACAGGCAGGTTGGCAACGCCCAGCTTCGCACCGCCATCTGGTGGCTTGTAGCGGCCATTGCGATCCAGGCAGCCATCGGCTACATCCAGCACTTCAATGGCCTGCCTGTCGCCTTGGTGCTCTCTCACATGCTGGGCGCCAGCTTGCTTCTTTCAGCTTCGGCAAACGTCTGGGACCGGGCCGCTATCCTTCCGGATTACCAGCGCAGCGATGCCTAGGATTCCGCATTAGATAACTCAGGGTTGCCCTGCACTTTAGGTGCAGGGCAACCCTGAGTCGTTAAGGGCTATCGGCTTTGAGCCGCCCGGCGTTTGAACCACAGCAGCCCATGAAGTCCAAAGAAGAAATAGACGGTTCCTACCAACCAAATTCCCGCAAGCAGCAGACCCTGATCGATAACGGAAGCCACCAAGAGTGCGGCACCGCTGGTACAGGTGACCCAGAGAGCAGGGCGGAAATTGGCCAAGAACCCAATGCCGCAGGCCAATCCCAGCGCCAGATAGAGGTATGCTGCCACGCTCGGCTCGATCCCCGAGAACAATCCTGACACGAGGAATACGACCGGCAACAGCAGGCAGATGCCTCCGATGGTACGCATCCGTTTCACTCGCCTCGCACAATGCACGGACCCGGGGGTTCCCCTATGAATTCCAACGAA comes from Glutamicibacter arilaitensis Re117 and encodes:
- a CDS encoding thiolase family protein, which produces MNNAYIINAARTPIVRAGKEYSRITADQLLAQVIDELVERSGISPLEVDHVFAGSAAGPGGNIARVATLASVLPATVSATSIDAQCASGLEAIAAGARMIRSGEAHFVVAGGVESVSTAPWRVEKQSSALTPPRVYSRARFTPAPDPDPEMGEAAENIARAYGISRERQDAFALRSHQRALQANFDGHFIQEMVPIETSSGRIAADSCPRSGLTLRKLAALKPAFVPGGTVTAGNSCPINDGAAAVILVSDQMRRRLKANFSLKYLAAASGACDPQVLGMAAVPAYRKLTGLLPPASGTGTPLIEFNEAFAVQALACLDELEIPEEQVNINGGALALGHPYGASGAILATRLYWQAKQAHLNGQRAIALMAAAGGTGGAVAFESVLGLQTGE
- a CDS encoding metal-sulfur cluster assembly factor; the encoded protein is MSESTEQSTGATTTPLEDVEEALKDVIDPELGVNIVDLGLLYGLKYAEDGVLLLDLTLTTAACPLTDIIEEQVGQALESVVDEHRLNWVWMPPWGPERITDDGRDQMRALGFNI
- the sufC gene encoding Fe-S cluster assembly ATPase SufC, with the protein product MSTLEIKDLHVSIDTEQGEKEILKGVTLTIKTGETHAIMGPNGSGKSTLAATIAGHPRYNVTSGTITLDGEDVLEMSVDERAKAGLFLAMQYPVEVPGVTMTNFLRTAKTAIDGEAPKLRTWTKDVKEAMSKLKIDADFAGRNVNEGFSGGEKKRVEILQLELFKPKFAVLDETDSGLDVDALKVVSEGVNRAQEENEMGTLLITHYTRILRYIKPEFVHVFVDGRVAEQGGPELADRLEEEGYDRYLNVKA
- the sufD gene encoding Fe-S cluster assembly protein SufD; the encoded protein is MSETTTHIPEEKARIGAPSIPGFTEEGEDLSPINDNDSSPLAGASSKAHSHGGGVGVQDSSRAGRLTSTNVDDFAELTGREEDWRFTPLKRLKGLHTDELTGAAPKVELTGNEIAKLSVVSADDALNGVAHTPDDRVSANAWKHASETQVLTIPKNAEGAQATLRITGESLAAAAQHIIVVAEENSEATVVLDHVGSAVLAQNVEFDVQSNARLTVISLQAWEDDAVHASSQQALVAAGGSFKHIAVTFGGDLVRVNPSARFTGERAEIELYGLYFADAGQHLEHRLFVDHAVANCKSNVLYKGALQGKDAHTVWVGDVLIQKEAVGTDSYEANRNLVLTDGARADSVPNLEIETGLIDGAGHASTTGRFDDEHLFYLMARGIDEKTARRLVVRGFLNEIVQHIGDEALQERLTDTIEDELAATDN
- the sufB gene encoding Fe-S cluster assembly protein SufB translates to MTDQIAQESADPGVISEILEKNPELHGIGNYEYGWSDKNDAGANARRGVDKDVVAIISALKSEPEWMLERRQKALKYFDRKPMPTWGPDLSGIDFDNIKYFVRSTEKQATTWDELPEDIKNTYDKLGIPEAEKQRLVSGVAAQYESEVVYHQLREDLEAQGVIFLDTDTGLKEHPEIFQEYFGSVIPAGDNKFASLNTAVWSGGSFVYVPKGVHVEIPLQAYFRINTENMGQFERTLIIADEDSYVHYIEGCTAPIYQSDSLHSAVVEIIVKKNARVRYTTIQNWSNNVYNLVTKRAVCEEGATMEWVDGNIGSKVTMKYPAVYLVGEHAKGETLSIAFAGEGQHQDTGSKMVHIAPNTSSAIVAKSVARNGGRSAYRGLVQVQEGAKGTKNSVVCDALLVDQISRSDTYPYIDVREDDVTMGHEATVSRVSEEQLFYLMSRGMAEDEAMAMIVRGFVEPIARELPMEYALELNRLIELQMEGSVG
- a CDS encoding helix-turn-helix transcriptional regulator — translated: MYSSNSESASGSTAATVGVVGDTEERTRDRVLYAVLEDGPVSAAELGSKLGFTPAAVRRHLDALSKSGLVEVKLVANQKTGAGRPSRRYVLSHRGQTKLGNDYLEIATDALKMLGDAAGEDAIQKFARNRFASMEDRYAKALAGVEGLEARAEVLGNLLSADGFVGYTRKVDTKVATALMHSVQLCQGHCPIQDLAREFPVFCDMETEMFARLLGVDVRRLSTLAGGGHVCTTHIPVGREKAPMRAEKRTRIQFTKQERPR
- a CDS encoding ABC transporter ATP-binding protein, with the protein product MSSVTPSLVINELAKDLGPVPAMGNRMLRVLESVSLKAYPGQVTTLLGANGAGKSTTLACAQGLLQPEGGTVELLGQNPFGDNPDLRSRVGVMLQDGGLPPSMRPVPLLRHVASLYQNPIDIDALIKRLDLESFGTRTIRRLSGGQKQRVALALALAGDPEVLFLDEPSAGLDPQSRQVVFDLIAELRDAGKAIILTTHLMDDAQRLSDYVYIIDKGCTVAQGTVAELTARAAEDQDTRPVSFCAPASLALPEPPAGLHLAETESGQYRLDGVNSPEHLNWLTSWWLREGILPTQLNLQSRSLEDVFLEIAQKEGRV
- a CDS encoding ABC transporter permease; this encodes MSHTQTQSNAVSPLRRILNQGKYESIQMLSNGEQLILAVVMPLIALFVLTLTDLVKDVAERSIDAAVPGVLALCVISTAFTGQGIGTGFDRRYGVLTMFSTTPLGKTGLIFGKVIAVLSVLLIQVILICSVALLFLDWHPNLWGIAPAILFLLLGAAAFTALGLLIAGTVRPEATLAITNLAWILLAGAGGVLYPLSMAPDWAQPTLNALPSAALGDAMRDALIHGQFSLAGLIFLVLWTVAGSFAAIKLFKWS
- a CDS encoding COX15/CtaA family protein gives rise to the protein MSSVLASNSWADKLPTKVTRLVHALAIASLISQIGIIVTGGAVRLTESGLGCSQWPNCVPGSMTPVPEMGIHGIIEFGNRLLTFVLLVIAVAFLISIWKMRPTHRTLYKLSIGLLAGIALQALVGAITVWTGLNAWVVSVHFLISGALVIMATFQVNRTAKELKGRTIEHSSKSICQVSFAAWIFSLLAVAFGTIVTGTGPHAGDADAPRHLFDPLLVTRMHTAPVYLLVFATIVVLVLAYRQVGNAQLRTAIWWLVAAIAIQAAIGYIQHFNGLPVALVLSHMLGASLLLSASANVWDRAAILPDYQRSDA